One window of the Gambusia affinis linkage group LG13, SWU_Gaff_1.0, whole genome shotgun sequence genome contains the following:
- the cxcl12a gene encoding chemokine (C-X-C motif) ligand 12a (stromal cell-derived factor 1) — MDVKLLAVVAALTVVIYSPPSEAKPISLVERCYCRATINSLPKGLIRELRFLHTPNCPFQVIAKLKSNKEVCLNPEMRWLKNYLKNAINKMKKSKQPN, encoded by the exons ATGGATGTGAAGCTACTGGCCGTCGTGGCTGCACTGACAGTGGTGATATACTCGCCTCCATCTGAAG CAAAGCCCATCAGCCTGGTGGAACGATGCTACTGCCGTGCAACCATTAACTCCCTCCCGAAAGGTTTGATCCGAGAGCTCAGATTCCTCCACACTCCTAATTGCCCCTTCCAAGTGAT TGCCAAGCTGAAGTCAAACAAGGAGGTGTGTTTGAACCCAGAGATGCGGTGGCTGAAGAATTATCTGAAGAACGCCATCAACAA GATGAAGAAATCCAAGCAGCCCAACTAA